The following coding sequences lie in one Aquipuribacter nitratireducens genomic window:
- a CDS encoding alpha/beta hydrolase, with the protein MRLIRPTQPESTRMPLVLWVHGGGLVSGSPVQDDLTSHTFARELHATVAAVRYRLAPEHPGPAAVEDAYAALHGLHERADELGLDTTRIAVAGASAGGGIAAALAQMAHDRGEVPIAFQLLVYPMLDDRTVIRRDHDTRGVRVWTPRSNRFGWTSYLGGPPGADHVPDYVVPARREDLTGLPPAWIGVGDLDLFHEEDLAYAERLRAAGVACQVHVVPGAFHGFDALFRRKPVSQAFLAAQVDALREAFTG; encoded by the coding sequence GTGCGCCTGATCCGGCCCACCCAGCCGGAGTCGACGCGCATGCCCCTCGTGCTGTGGGTGCACGGGGGCGGTCTGGTGAGCGGCAGCCCGGTCCAGGACGACCTGACCAGCCACACGTTCGCGCGTGAGCTGCACGCCACCGTGGCGGCCGTGCGGTACCGGCTGGCACCGGAGCACCCCGGCCCCGCCGCCGTCGAGGACGCCTACGCAGCCCTGCACGGACTCCACGAACGAGCCGACGAGCTGGGATTGGACACGACCCGGATCGCGGTGGCCGGAGCCAGTGCCGGGGGAGGGATCGCCGCCGCGCTGGCGCAGATGGCCCACGACCGCGGCGAGGTCCCGATCGCCTTCCAACTACTGGTCTACCCCATGCTCGACGACCGGACGGTGATCAGGCGCGACCACGACACCCGCGGGGTGCGGGTGTGGACGCCACGCAGCAACCGCTTCGGTTGGACGTCCTACCTCGGTGGCCCGCCGGGCGCCGACCACGTCCCCGACTACGTCGTACCCGCCCGGCGGGAGGACCTGACCGGCCTGCCGCCCGCGTGGATCGGCGTCGGTGACCTCGACCTGTTCCACGAGGAGGACCTCGCATACGCCGAACGGCTCCGGGCGGCCGGCGTGGCCTGCCAGGTCCACGTCGTTCCCGGCGCGTTCCACGGCTTCGACGCGCTGTTCCGCCGCAAGCCCGTCTCGCAGGCGTTCCTCGCCGCGCAGGTCGACGCGCTGCGGGAAGCGTTCACGGGCTGA